A window of the Helianthus annuus cultivar XRQ/B chromosome 4, HanXRQr2.0-SUNRISE, whole genome shotgun sequence genome harbors these coding sequences:
- the LOC110935788 gene encoding factor of DNA methylation 2 → MGDLEDMIQTLVVKERESNDELQETRKELIKVFKGMKGMFSGHTNIGVKRMGEIDSKPFLDACKVKYGSEEAQIKASELCSMWQEELKNPAWHPVNVAAIDGAHKEVINENDKKLKTLKAEWGIGIFDAVVAAFMELNEYNPRGRYEVNELWNFKDNKKATLKEVISYILKNLKSLKRKRGHDN, encoded by the exons ATGGGTGATTTGGAGGATATGATTCAAACTCTTGTGGTTAAGGAACGCGAAAGTAACGATGAGTTGCAAGAAACACGCAAAGAGTTGATTAAGGTGTTTAAGGGCATGAAGGGTATGTTTAGTGGACATACTAATATAGGGGTGAAGAGAATGGGAGAAATCGATTCGAAACCCTTCCTCGATGCCTGCAAGGTGAAGTATGGCTCTGAAGAAGCTCAAATCAAGGCCTCTGAGTTATGCTCTATGTGGCAAGAGGAACTGAAAAATCCAGCGTGGCATCCGGTAAACGTTGCTGCCATAGATGGTGCACATAAG GAAGTAATTAATGAAAATGATAAAAAGCTAAAAACTCTTAAGGCAGAATGGGGTATTGGAATCTTTGATGCAGTGGTTGCTGCATTTATGGAACTGAATGAATACAACCCCCGTGGTAGATATGAAGTTAACGAACTTTGGAACTTTAAAGACAATAAAAAAGCTACGTTAAAGGAGGTTATTAGCTATATCCTCAAGAATTTGAAGAGCCTTAAGCGCAAAAGAGGCCACG ATAACTGA